The sequence GTGTTGTTGCCCAGCATAGAAAAATAGGGAAAAGCAAAGCGGAGGGAGTTAAGTCAGGAATCAGGATGGTTTGTCTTATAGTCTATTACAAGGAGGCAGTCCAATGAAGAGTGCGTTATCAATAGCATTTGGCGTGGCCGCCGTAGCGTTGGTTGCGGCGCCCCTCACCTCGTACGCAGGGGGAACGATTTCCGGCAAGGTGACCTTTTCCGGTAAGCCTGAGCAGAAAGAGTTCCTCTTCTCGAAGTTCCCTAATCCAAAGTTTTGCGTGAAGAATCCGAACAAGGCTTTGATGGACGGAGACAAGCGGTTTCTGAAGCAGATTGAAGTTGGGAAGGATGGTGGTTTGAAGGGTGCTGTGGTCGCAGTTGCAGACATTGAGGACAAGGCGTTCATAGATGGCTATGCCGGGACGGAAGTCGTGGCTGAATTCTGCGAATTCCTGCCATACAGCGGTATCGTCGTCAATACACGACCGTTCAAGGTTGAAAACAAGGACGCCGATCCGGATGATCCGAAGTCGGTGGCTGGTGTCCTCCACAATCCCCATAGCTTCACAGTGAAGGGCAATAGTTCGGCCACAGGTTTCAATATCGGGCTTGCGAAGAAGGGCGATACGTTGGAAAAGCCAGTTACGTTTCGAGGGGGTGCGGATAAGACTGGATATTTCCGCCTACAGTGCGACCAGCATGAGTTCATGCAATCTTTCTTCCTCCCGGTTACTAATGCGCACTATGCAGTCGTGAAGGATGACGGATCATTCGAGATCAAGGACGTTCCTGCCGGTAAGCATAAAGTGGTGGCCTGGCATCCGTTTGTTGGAAAAGGTCAGAGGGTTGAATTCGAAGTCGATGTGACGGATGGAGGAACGGCCAACCTGAAGGCGGAGCTCAAGTAGTCGACGTTTCTTCAGCTGGTTCTGTGTGAACGAAGGGCAGCGGAGTACTCCGCTGCCCTTCGTGTTTTTAGTCAAAATCCAATAAGTTCGTCACCTTGCCTTTCCGTTTCTTCTGTAGGTAATATGCCAATTTTTAATCTGTAGGGTCGAAGAGGACTGGTGTGTCACGAGAACTCTCGCTCGCGGAAGTATTTCAGCTTGGGTATTACTGGGAAACCAAAATCCTGCTCACCGCGGTGAAGCTGGACCTGTTTTCTGCCATCGACACGAGACCAAAATCTGCTCAGGACATCGCAGAACGGATTGGCGCGGATGCCCCGACGCTTGGTATCCTTTTAAATGCACTCGTGGCGATGAAGCTCTTGACTAAAAACGAGAGGCTGTTCGGTAATTCCGCTGTGGCACTCACATACCTTGTGAGGCACTCGACACAATATGTGGGGCACCTTCTGCTCCTGCATGATGCAGAGTGGAACAATTGGGGGCGATTGGAAGAGACAATTCGAACGGGGCATCGAATGGTTGATCGTCATGTCTTTGAGACCGACCCGGAGCTGGGAAGCAACGTGCTGACAGTGCTCAACCGTATCGGTCAACAAAGCGGACCAGATTTGGCTAAGCGATTGAATTTGATAGGGAAAGAACGGATATTGGATTTAGGGGGCGGGGCAGGAACCAACGCCATCGCGTTTTGCCAGGTGTACCCAGAATTGACTGCCACCGTGTTTGACCTTCCAGCCACGTTGAGGTTGACGGAAAAAACTGTGAAGGAAGCCGGACTTGAATCCAGAATTCGGCTATTCCCAGGGGATTTCAACTCAGATCCACTTGGTGGCCCATACGATCTCGTCCTGATGTCCGATGTCCTGCACTACCAGACCTTTCAGATGAATCAACGCGTGGTTGAAAAAGTCTTCACCTCGCTTGGGTCAGGGGGGAGACTTGTGATCAAAGACCGATTTTTAGAAGTATCTGGTGCCGGTCCGGCTTGGACCACCGCATTCGCGGTTCATATACTCGTGAATACACAGCAAGGAAGTTGTTACCGAGCGAGCGATGCGATTCAATGGCTCACTGAAGCGGGGTTTACCTCCGTTGCTGAGCTGGAAAAGACGGCTGTGGTGCAAGGTGTGAAACCGTGATTCATTATGAGAGATTCGATCGAGAAGCGGGCTTTCCACGCAAGCTCGGCGGATGCTTACATGTGATGAATGCGCATAGATCGACGGCGGAGCTAGTTGTCGAGACATAACAATGGATTGGTTACGGGAACCAGGGTTTTTCGGGACCCATGCCACGATCGGAGCGGATCTCAGTCAGCTGATGGCGACGCTGTTTACCGGGTTATTCATCGTTGGGTGGTTCCAAGCTAGAAGGCGACATGCCGATGCGCACCATTGGCTGATGCTGGGCGGCATGATTTCCATGCTCAGTTTCTTCATTGCCTATTATCTGTTTCGACAGCTTGGTGTCTTGGCGTTTGAGGGGAAAGAAGGCTTCGGTGGTCCACAGTCGCTTTATGATTATGTCTTTATTCCGGTGCTCACACTCCACATTATTCTCGTCATCATCGGTTTGATCATGGCGGTCTATATGATTGTCTTGGGCTTTCGTTCCCAGCAGTTCGTCGATGGGATTCGGTCTCTTCAGGAATCTCGGTTACTCACGACATGGAAAAAGATAGGCCTCATTTTCGGTGGGATTGCCACGGTCGTGCTCGGGCTCTTTTTCTCACGCGTGGCGGCGGCGGGGTTTTCGATGCGAAAGCTGGAGGTCTACCTGGTCTTTCTTCTTGTCGTGGCGTTCGTGTTTGCGATCGAAATGACCATTCAACGGATTTGGCCTGATGGGGCAAAGCGACATCGGGCGCTCGGTCGGTTCACGATGGTTATCTACTGCGTATTGTTCGTCACAGGGAGCTTTACATACACGATGCTGTATATCCTTTACCCAGGGAAGATTGGGTAGCCCATCGAAATGCTGACTTGCGGCTGTGGTCGTTGGATGCATACAGCGGGAATCGAAGAACGGATGAACGCAGATGGCGCGTCTCAGTGGTTTATCCGATCGGAATGTCGAGGTTGTGGGCTGATGGTCGGCGTTGATGTGCCGGAGGGGCAAGCCGGTGGGTTTGTCGATCGATTATTGTGGACCGATGACGCATTACACCAACTGGATCGCATGCCGCCGTATGTGGCTGTGCTGGTTCGGGAAGATGTGGAGCAAGATACCCGTCGTCACGGTCAGCGCGTAGTCACGCTTGATACGTTGGTACGTCCCCGAACTCGGGAGCGTATTGAATGGGACTCTGAAGCTGAAAGACGCCTAGAGCGAGTGCCGGCTCCGGTTCGTGCAATGGCGCGGATTGAGCTTGAGCGAACGGCCGCGGATCGTGGCCTATCGCGTGTGACGATACCTCTGATGGAAGAAGTAAAGGCAAAGTACTTTGGAATGAGCAGCGTGAAACGTGAAACGTGAAACGTCCAAGAAGATGCGAGTCAATCTTGGAAAGCGGGACTGTTCCGCAAATTGCCTCACGAACGATGCTTCACGAACGACGAGCTAAGAATGTTGCACCGAATGGCATTACGGGTGCTTCCAAGTCTGAGTCTGGCGGTTACGGAAGATTCTGTACGCCGAAAAAAGCGGATCGTGATGTTCCTGCCCGGGCTGATCGCCTTCGGAGTGTATCGGCTGGCGAAGCACTTTCTGCCGATCACGGATCCCCTCGTGCTCTTGGCGGTCAGCAGTGTGGTAGCAATGGTCACGGCACTCTTGGCTTATCGGGTTGGGCGTGCGGCACCCTGGACCTCTATTGTTAGGCAAGACGGCTGGCATCTCCTCGGCTGGCTGGTCGGTTGGATTGGTGCCGCCTATGGCATTCAGCTATCTCTATTGGTCCTTACCTTATTGTGGATCATGCACTACAGTTACCTCCAGCACCCAGATGGACCAGCGATGATGGCGATCATCATTTCCTGCACGTCCGTCGCGCGTGATGCGTTTGAGATCGGTCATGTACGCAAGCTGTCAGCGTTGGGGCGGCCGTTTCTGACCTTCCCTGACGGGGAGCAGTTACGTCTATTGGTGCAGTGCCGGAGTCGGCCATTAGGGCTCTGGGCTGTGGCAGGTCTGGGGATCGGTGCGATCGCATCGTTGTGCGGGGTGGCGGCCGTCGATGAGCACAACGCTGCGCTGGCCCAGCTGCTGGGGGTGACAATTTTAGGTGGCGGCGTTGCCCTCTGTGCTTATTTAGGAGGGCTGAATCCATCCATCCCTTGGAGACACACGTTCCGTCAAACGACACCGGCTGAGTTGCTGAAATATTGGTGGTGGCCTGGGATGGCGTTTGCCTCTACCTATTACCTCGTGGCCATGGGGGTCGTGTTATTTGTTGCGAAGCAGCCGCTGATTGCGCCGGAGGTAGCCGCTGCAATGGGTGCGCTCGTGGCGGCCATGATGGGTGTGTACGGATACTACCTGGGCCATCGTCGTGATGTGGAAAACGAAGAGGTTCCGCAACTTTCGAGCGGTATGTTGCGCTGTCCTTTCGTGATGGGGATTCTTGGTAGACAGGTGAGTTCGCCCCAAAGTGTCGAAGCAGAGTTGGCCTTCCAGAAGAACGGAATAAAGGGGTAGGAGTATGGGGGGAGTCCTTCGGGTGGTGCGTTTCGCGTTTAGTGCGGTGATCGGCATCGTATTTTTCACGATCGCGATGGGATATGCATGGAGCGGCCCCGATTTGTCCTTTGCGGACTCTTCGGTCGATGTCTATTTTGGAACAGAGGGAACCCCACACGGCCCTGCGGCTCCGGCTCCTCACGAAACCGTCTATCCGCGAATCAGTTCGTTGGACAGTCGAGTGCTCATATGGTTCGTGACACAGCAACATACGTATTTCGGCGGGTTTGTTCTCGCGCTTCCGCTGTTCTGTGCACTGATCGAGTTTCTTGGATTAACGACGAAGAAACCGTCGTTGGCACTTCGCTACGATGGCCTGGCCCGAGATCTTGCAAAGGTAGCTGTGCTGGCTCTGTCCGTGACAGCTCTTATCGGCAGCCTGATGCTCACGCTGTTCATCACTCTCTATCCTAGTTTCATGAACTACATGGGCGGGACGTTCAAGTCATTCATGCCGTTCTATGCTGCGGTGTTTGTCGGAGAGACGGTGCTGCTGATCGTCTACTACTACAGTTGGAATCGGATGGCCGAGCGCGGCTTGAAATGGGTTCACGCGGCGATCGGTATCTTCACGAACATTGTCGGCACCGCGTTACTGATGCTGGCGAACTCCTGGTCCGCCTTCATGATGTCGCCGGCCGGAGTGGATACGCAGGGGAGATTTTTGGGGAACATCTGGCATCTCTTGCATTCTGCTCTCTGGAACCCGCTGAACGTCCATCGCTTTCTCGCGGATATCATGTCCGGTGGAGCCGTTGTCCTGGCCTATGCCTGTTACCGGTTCTTTACCAGCAAGACCGACGAAGAACGAGCCTACTTCGACTGGGTGGGATATGTGTTTCTGTTCGTCACGGTATGTGCGCTTCTTCCTATGCCGATCGCTGGATACTGGCTGATGAAATCGGTGTTCGTGTTTCGTCAGACTATGGGCGTCACGATGATGGGTGGGTTGCTCACGTGGCTGTTCGTGGTTCAGGCGCTACTCATCGGAGTCCTCTTTCTAGGGATCAACTACTACTTGTGGCAGAGTATGGCAAGGATCAAGGGGGGCGAGCGCTATCAGCCGTATTACCAACTCTTGTTGGGCGTCCTGATGCTGGCACTCTTCATTTGGCTGACGCCGCACACCCTGCTGATGTCTGCCAGCGAGGTGAAGGCCATGGGGGGCGCCCAGCATCCCGTGATCGGCAATTATGGGGTGATGTCGGCCAAGAATGGGGCGGTCAATATCATGATTCTCGTCACCGCACTCAGCTTCTTGTATTATCGTCGCGCGAATCGAACGATGACCAGCTCGTGGGTCCGGACCGGAAATACGCTGATCACCGTGTTCTATGTCGTTGGTGTGTTGAATGTAATCTGGCTATCCATCTATGGGTTTTACTTGCCGGCAAAAGTCCGTGTCGGCCTTTCAGCTCCGCAAGCCTTTACCACGTTGACCGTGATTATTGTTGGAGTGGTGGTCAACCGTTTGATGCTTCGAGGCGCTGTAGTGCATGGACCAATTCAGTGGGGAAAGATCCCACTGCGCGGTATGGTCGGATTATTTGGGCTGGCAGCGTCTTTCAGTTGGGTCATGGGTTTGATGGGCTACATTCGTTCCTCGGGACGTTTGTCCTGGCATGTCAGCGAGCTGATGGCTGATGTCTCCCCATGGGCTTTTACCCCGGACATTCAATACGCCACGAAAATGGTGACCCTCAATATGTTGGTGTTCTGGGCAGCAGTTCTTGTGTTGTTCTGGATGTGCCAGCGGGGGCAGCAGCCTGCGATGGGTGAGGAATTCCAGAGGGAACAGGCTCCTTTACTCTCGCCTGTTCCTTCGCAAGAAACCTAAGAAAGGGAAATGAAGTCTATGGAGCGCCGCGTATGGATGTATGCTGCGATTGTTCTGGGGCTCATAACCACTGTTTGTGTTTGGCAGGGCTTTGCAGCGGCAGAAAGACCAGTGTTGGTATTGGAAGACTTTCAGGCCAAGGAAGCCGATGGATTTCCTTCGCAGTGGGATCACGAAAATCAGCGAAGTCAATCAAAAGGGCGGGACGCGTATAAGGTGCAATCGGAGCATGGGGCGAACTTCCTCTCAGCCAAAGACGCAGGCCAGCGGATCAAAAAAAAGAAAATCGATTGGGATCCTAAGGCGTATCCGGTTCTGACCTGGAGATGGCGTCTCAATAAGGCTTCAAGTGGAGCTGAACCGCTTGCCGCCGTCTATGCCTCCTTAGATACCGATCTTCTCTTTATCCCAGTTTTTACGAAATACGTGTGGAGTGGTTCGAAACCGGAAGGTACCTTCACGGAAGGCGGCATGTTCAGTGGTTCCGAAATCGTCGTGCAAAGTGGGACGAAGGACATCGGGCAGTGGTTTGAAGAACGGGTTAACGTGTACGATGACTTCAAGCGAATTCATGAGCATGAGCCGGCGGCAAAAGCCTGGGGCATCTCGATCATCGCGGCTCCCGGTGTCGAGATCGATTTTGGTCCGTTGATTGCTGCTCCGCTCAACTAGGAATCAGGATTCTCAGACTCGGTAAGGATTCGAGCGATGGTGACGAAAAGAAAGGCATTCGATATTGCTCTAGGGATGGCCGTGATGGGTACTGTCGGTACGCTCATTGGCCAGACGATGGGCGGTGGGCTCATGCCGCTGGCTATCGCCATCGGAGTCGCGCTTGGAGTTGTGATTGGCTTTCTTGGCGGTCGTCGATTTCTTATTAGTATCTTAGCAGGGACGGTCATCGGCGGCATTTTAGCTTGGCTGATGGCGGGTGTTGATCGGATCTGGGTCGGCGCCGGAGCGGGAGCTGCCATGGGAGGATTTCTTGGTGTCCAGATTTCAATGTTGCTTGATGTGCGTGCTGCCAGGAAGGCGGCGACCGAACAGGTTGAGACGTCAGCATCGTCGTAGTTTATGATGACACGGCTGTAGAGGTGTTTGTGGAAAATAAGGGTGTTCTCATCGGGTCCATCATCTTTGTCTTTGCCTCATTTTTTTTGATGATCGGCCTGCTGGGCTATGAGTCGTATAAGGCGAAGCAAATGAAAGAGCTTGCCGCATCGGTGAAGTCGGAAGCTCGACCGACGGCGAGTAATGTGCCGTTTCATGACTTCTCAATGTACAAGACGAAGATAGGGGACGAAGGTCGGGAAATGGTTCAGATCCCAGAAGGTCCGTTTACGATGGGAAGCAACGATGGTGATCCAGACGAGGCTCCAGAGCATCAAGTCTACATAAAAGGGTTCTATCTCGACCGAAAAGAAGTCACGCAAGACGAATACATGCGGTTTGCGAAGATGACTAAGCGGGCTAAGCCGAGGATCGAGGTGTTCGACGACGATCAGTCGAAGATTTTGAAGCCGGAATTTTCGGCGATGAGTGTTTCGTGGGATGAGGCGGTAGCCTACTGCAAATGGGCCGGCAAACGGCTTCCCACGGAGGCTGAATGGGAGAAGGCCGGTCGCGGAGAGAGCAAGAGGAAATACCCATGGGGAGACAAATTCGTCACCAATGCCTCTAATGTGGACGGCAGCGAGGATGGCTATAAGTATTTGGCGCCACCTGGATCGTTCGAGGCAGGACGAAGTCCCTATGGCCTCTATGATATGACGGGCAACGTTGCCGAGTGGGTTGAGGACTCTTACGACGAACACTATTACAAGAAATCACCATTTCGTGACCCTAAAGGGCCAGAGAACGCAGACCTTAAAGTTGTGCGCGGAGGTTCATGGCGGGAAACCGAACATAGCGCAAGGTTGTCGAAGCGATTCGCGGCCAAGCATTGGCGGACAGACGTGACAATCGGTATTCGTTGCGCAAGTGATCTTGAATAAATGGGCAGAGCATCAGCGGTTAGGTTGGCATGTTAGAGTCTAAGTTTAAACTGGTATTTCTCTTCGTGGTATTGGCTTGTGCCGCCATGCCTATCGTGGCGATTCTGAGAGGTACGACCATGACCCCGTATGAAAAGTCGACGCCAGCAGCCAGCACCGAAGCTGAGCCGGAGACAGACGCCGCTTCCGGGGAGGAGCCAATTCAGGAAGAGATGGTCACCATTCCGTCTGGGCCGTTCGTTCGCGGAACAAATGATGGTGGATTCGATGAGCAGCCACAGCGGACCATCTTCCTCGATGCCTTTTCGATCGATCGGTATGAAGTGACCAACCACCAATACCAACAATTTGTTCTGGCGACCGGCCATCGAAAGCCAGGGCTGCCTTCGCGCTATGGGAAGAGTGGGAGTAAGGTGCGGGGCGTCAATCAACCGGCTGTCTATGTTTCGTGGGAAGATGCAGCGGAATACTGTCGATGGAAAGGCAAGCGGCTCCCGACTGAAGCGGAATGGGAAAAGGCTATGCGAGGTTCAGATGGGAGGCTCTGGCCATGGGGAAGTGATGAGCAGCCTCATAGCGCAAATTGGGCCCGCGTACAGGACGGACATGAGGTCTCTGCGCGAGTAGGGACATTTGCGACTGATAAGAGTCCGTATGGAGTCATGGATGGGGCCGGTAATGTCATCGAATGGGTAGATGACTGGTACAGCGAGACCTATTACAAGGATTCTTCTGAACAGAACCCTCAAAGTCCCGAATACGGAACCTATCGTGTGCTGAGAGGTGGTGGCTATACGACGACCGGTTCGGATATCCGGATTACCAGCAGGAGCAAGATGATGCCGGATTTTCGGGATGAGACAATCGGATTTCGCTGTGCGATTTCAAAAGTGGAAGCACACGGAAGCGGAGAGAAAAACACATGAAGAAGTTAGAGAAAATCAAAGTAGTAGAGGATCAAAAACACGGCCAAAATGATGTTGACAACCATACCGGCCAAAACTATAATGTCAAACACTTTTGAGTTCTTCGTCACGGTTTCTCCTGTTGTTTCGCATACAAACGACGAAATTTGATAACACAGGGCTGGGTGCCTGTCAAGAAAACGCAATAATCCTGAATTACCCACCAATCTATATCTGATTTGGAGCAAGCACTACGATGGCAACATCTACTACTCCCGACAGCGACATCAAAATAAAAATCGGCAAGATGATTTTCTACATCACCTGTGCTGTGGGTTTATGGTTTTTCTATTGGTTTGCTGGAATTCAGTGTCCTTGTTGAGCTGAGAAATTAGTCAGAGCTTCGAGATGTGATGCCGCGCAGATTCTTCGGCTGATAAATGCGGTTAATAGAGGAGAAGAGTGAAATGAGCGCGCTGAATAACCCTGTGATTGCTGCAATTGTCTCTCTGATTATTGCGGTTGGTTACTTTACTCTAGTCGATCATTATTTGATGGATATGCAGGGGCTGGACTACTGGTATTTGTTCCGTCAGTAACTGCAAGCGGTAGTCGGGTCGTCTGATGGGTTTCGTAAGTTTATTACAATTTAACGTTCAGTGCGTCTAAGGAGGTATTCCATGGGCCTATTAACCAGCAAGCGCGTGTTTTCGGTTATGGCGCTCTGCATGATGGTTGGCCTCCTTCTGCTTCCGATCGTTATAGCTCTGCCTTCGCCGGCTATCGGTGAAGAGGCTCCTGCTGTCGGCGATGAGGGGAAGAAGGATGGGGAGAAAGTTGAGAAGGGTCGGGATGTCTATTACAAAACTGAAGGTA is a genomic window of Candidatus Nitrospira kreftii containing:
- a CDS encoding hypothetical protein (conserved exported protein of unknown function), encoding MKSALSIAFGVAAVALVAAPLTSYAGGTISGKVTFSGKPEQKEFLFSKFPNPKFCVKNPNKALMDGDKRFLKQIEVGKDGGLKGAVVAVADIEDKAFIDGYAGTEVVAEFCEFLPYSGIVVNTRPFKVENKDADPDDPKSVAGVLHNPHSFTVKGNSSATGFNIGLAKKGDTLEKPVTFRGGADKTGYFRLQCDQHEFMQSFFLPVTNAHYAVVKDDGSFEIKDVPAGKHKVVAWHPFVGKGQRVEFEVDVTDGGTANLKAELK
- a CDS encoding hypothetical protein (conserved protein of unknown function); protein product: MSRELSLAEVFQLGYYWETKILLTAVKLDLFSAIDTRPKSAQDIAERIGADAPTLGILLNALVAMKLLTKNERLFGNSAVALTYLVRHSTQYVGHLLLLHDAEWNNWGRLEETIRTGHRMVDRHVFETDPELGSNVLTVLNRIGQQSGPDLAKRLNLIGKERILDLGGGAGTNAIAFCQVYPELTATVFDLPATLRLTEKTVKEAGLESRIRLFPGDFNSDPLGGPYDLVLMSDVLHYQTFQMNQRVVEKVFTSLGSGGRLVIKDRFLEVSGAGPAWTTAFAVHILVNTQQGSCYRASDAIQWLTEAGFTSVAELEKTAVVQGVKP
- a CDS encoding hypothetical protein (conserved membrane protein of unknown function), with translation MDWLREPGFFGTHATIGADLSQLMATLFTGLFIVGWFQARRRHADAHHWLMLGGMISMLSFFIAYYLFRQLGVLAFEGKEGFGGPQSLYDYVFIPVLTLHIILVIIGLIMAVYMIVLGFRSQQFVDGIRSLQESRLLTTWKKIGLIFGGIATVVLGLFFSRVAAAGFSMRKLEVYLVFLLVVAFVFAIEMTIQRIWPDGAKRHRALGRFTMVIYCVLFVTGSFTYTMLYILYPGKIG
- a CDS encoding hypothetical protein (conserved protein of unknown function) gives rise to the protein MVGVDVPEGQAGGFVDRLLWTDDALHQLDRMPPYVAVLVREDVEQDTRRHGQRVVTLDTLVRPRTRERIEWDSEAERRLERVPAPVRAMARIELERTAADRGLSRVTIPLMEEVKAKYFGMSSVKRET
- a CDS encoding hypothetical protein (conserved membrane protein of unknown function) gives rise to the protein MLHRMALRVLPSLSLAVTEDSVRRKKRIVMFLPGLIAFGVYRLAKHFLPITDPLVLLAVSSVVAMVTALLAYRVGRAAPWTSIVRQDGWHLLGWLVGWIGAAYGIQLSLLVLTLLWIMHYSYLQHPDGPAMMAIIISCTSVARDAFEIGHVRKLSALGRPFLTFPDGEQLRLLVQCRSRPLGLWAVAGLGIGAIASLCGVAAVDEHNAALAQLLGVTILGGGVALCAYLGGLNPSIPWRHTFRQTTPAELLKYWWWPGMAFASTYYLVAMGVVLFVAKQPLIAPEVAAAMGALVAAMMGVYGYYLGHRRDVENEEVPQLSSGMLRCPFVMGILGRQVSSPQSVEAELAFQKNGIKG
- a CDS encoding hypothetical protein (conserved membrane protein of unknown function), whose amino-acid sequence is MGGVLRVVRFAFSAVIGIVFFTIAMGYAWSGPDLSFADSSVDVYFGTEGTPHGPAAPAPHETVYPRISSLDSRVLIWFVTQQHTYFGGFVLALPLFCALIEFLGLTTKKPSLALRYDGLARDLAKVAVLALSVTALIGSLMLTLFITLYPSFMNYMGGTFKSFMPFYAAVFVGETVLLIVYYYSWNRMAERGLKWVHAAIGIFTNIVGTALLMLANSWSAFMMSPAGVDTQGRFLGNIWHLLHSALWNPLNVHRFLADIMSGGAVVLAYACYRFFTSKTDEERAYFDWVGYVFLFVTVCALLPMPIAGYWLMKSVFVFRQTMGVTMMGGLLTWLFVVQALLIGVLFLGINYYLWQSMARIKGGERYQPYYQLLLGVLMLALFIWLTPHTLLMSASEVKAMGGAQHPVIGNYGVMSAKNGAVNIMILVTALSFLYYRRANRTMTSSWVRTGNTLITVFYVVGVLNVIWLSIYGFYLPAKVRVGLSAPQAFTTLTVIIVGVVVNRLMLRGAVVHGPIQWGKIPLRGMVGLFGLAASFSWVMGLMGYIRSSGRLSWHVSELMADVSPWAFTPDIQYATKMVTLNMLVFWAAVLVLFWMCQRGQQPAMGEEFQREQAPLLSPVPSQET
- a CDS encoding hypothetical protein (conserved protein of unknown function); this encodes MERRVWMYAAIVLGLITTVCVWQGFAAAERPVLVLEDFQAKEADGFPSQWDHENQRSQSKGRDAYKVQSEHGANFLSAKDAGQRIKKKKIDWDPKAYPVLTWRWRLNKASSGAEPLAAVYASLDTDLLFIPVFTKYVWSGSKPEGTFTEGGMFSGSEIVVQSGTKDIGQWFEERVNVYDDFKRIHEHEPAAKAWGISIIAAPGVEIDFGPLIAAPLN
- a CDS encoding hypothetical protein (conserved membrane protein of unknown function) translates to MVTKRKAFDIALGMAVMGTVGTLIGQTMGGGLMPLAIAIGVALGVVIGFLGGRRFLISILAGTVIGGILAWLMAGVDRIWVGAGAGAAMGGFLGVQISMLLDVRAARKAATEQVETSASS
- a CDS encoding hypothetical protein (conserved protein of unknown function); its protein translation is MENKGVLIGSIIFVFASFFLMIGLLGYESYKAKQMKELAASVKSEARPTASNVPFHDFSMYKTKIGDEGREMVQIPEGPFTMGSNDGDPDEAPEHQVYIKGFYLDRKEVTQDEYMRFAKMTKRAKPRIEVFDDDQSKILKPEFSAMSVSWDEAVAYCKWAGKRLPTEAEWEKAGRGESKRKYPWGDKFVTNASNVDGSEDGYKYLAPPGSFEAGRSPYGLYDMTGNVAEWVEDSYDEHYYKKSPFRDPKGPENADLKVVRGGSWRETEHSARLSKRFAAKHWRTDVTIGIRCASDLE
- a CDS encoding hypothetical protein (conserved protein of unknown function), with the protein product MLESKFKLVFLFVVLACAAMPIVAILRGTTMTPYEKSTPAASTEAEPETDAASGEEPIQEEMVTIPSGPFVRGTNDGGFDEQPQRTIFLDAFSIDRYEVTNHQYQQFVLATGHRKPGLPSRYGKSGSKVRGVNQPAVYVSWEDAAEYCRWKGKRLPTEAEWEKAMRGSDGRLWPWGSDEQPHSANWARVQDGHEVSARVGTFATDKSPYGVMDGAGNVIEWVDDWYSETYYKDSSEQNPQSPEYGTYRVLRGGGYTTTGSDIRITSRSKMMPDFRDETIGFRCAISKVEAHGSGEKNT
- a CDS encoding hypothetical protein (conserved protein of unknown function), translated to MSALNNPVIAAIVSLIIAVGYFTLVDHYLMDMQGLDYWYLFRQ